One Centropristis striata isolate RG_2023a ecotype Rhode Island chromosome 22, C.striata_1.0, whole genome shotgun sequence genomic window carries:
- the msrb3 gene encoding methionine-R-sulfoxide reductase B3 isoform X3, whose translation MSGFNLLHLITKSQPVALRSCSLPSGARRTKKTWPVSFSQDELKKRLTPQQYHVTQERGTESAFTGDFTHHKEDGTYTCVVCGALLFNSNTKFDSGSGWPSFYDLVKEESITLSDDFSYGMHRVEATCSQCGGHLGHLFDDGPRPTGKRYCINSASLGFQSKDAAPASSGAEGGAASSSVSDGKTEL comes from the exons ATGTCGGGCTTCAATCTGCTGCATCTAATAACCAAGAGCCAGCCTGTAGCTCTGAGGTCCTGCAGTCTTCCCTCAG GAGCACGTAGGACAAAGAAGACATGGCCAGTGAGCTTCTCTCAGGACGAGCTGAAGAAACGGCTCACACCACAGCAGTACCATGTGACCCAGGAGAGAGGAACTGAGAG TGCCTTCACTGGAGATTTCACACATCATAAAGAAGACGGGACCTACACTTGTGTTGTCTGTGGTGCCCTGCTGTTCAA CTCCAACACTAAATTTGACTCCGGATCGG GTTGGCCGTCCTTCTATGACCTGGTGAAGGAGGAATCCATCACTTTGTCTGATGATTTCTCCTATGGGATGCACAGAGTGGAGGCTACCTGCAGCCAG TGTGGAGGCCACCTGGGACACCTGTTTGATGATGGACCAAGACCCACAGGGAAACGTTACTGCATCAACTCGGCCTCATTGGGTTTCCAGTCCAAAGACGCGGCCCCTGCCTCCTCTGGGGCCGAGGGGGGAGCTGCCAGCAGCTCAGTGAGCGATGGGAAGACGGAGCTCTGA
- the msrb3 gene encoding methionine-R-sulfoxide reductase B3 isoform X1: MAVLLRRGLFVALHHACRQGRSSVCHPALPAALLGARRTKKTWPVSFSQDELKKRLTPQQYHVTQERGTESAFTGDFTHHKEDGTYTCVVCGALLFNSNTKFDSGSGWPSFYDLVKEESITLSDDFSYGMHRVEATCSQCGGHLGHLFDDGPRPTGKRYCINSASLGFQSKDAAPASSGAEGGAASSSVSDGKTEL, from the exons ATGGCTGTCCTCCTCAGACGTGGGCTTTTCGTGGCCCTGCATCATGCCTGCAGGCAAGGCAGGAGCTCAGTCTGCCACCCTGCACTGCCTGCTGCTCTTCTAG GAGCACGTAGGACAAAGAAGACATGGCCAGTGAGCTTCTCTCAGGACGAGCTGAAGAAACGGCTCACACCACAGCAGTACCATGTGACCCAGGAGAGAGGAACTGAGAG TGCCTTCACTGGAGATTTCACACATCATAAAGAAGACGGGACCTACACTTGTGTTGTCTGTGGTGCCCTGCTGTTCAA CTCCAACACTAAATTTGACTCCGGATCGG GTTGGCCGTCCTTCTATGACCTGGTGAAGGAGGAATCCATCACTTTGTCTGATGATTTCTCCTATGGGATGCACAGAGTGGAGGCTACCTGCAGCCAG TGTGGAGGCCACCTGGGACACCTGTTTGATGATGGACCAAGACCCACAGGGAAACGTTACTGCATCAACTCGGCCTCATTGGGTTTCCAGTCCAAAGACGCGGCCCCTGCCTCCTCTGGGGCCGAGGGGGGAGCTGCCAGCAGCTCAGTGAGCGATGGGAAGACGGAGCTCTGA